One Xiphophorus maculatus strain JP 163 A chromosome 10, X_maculatus-5.0-male, whole genome shotgun sequence genomic region harbors:
- the LOC102232670 gene encoding tripartite motif-containing protein 16-like, with product MQREPSSAAILPDKTKPGKLSKSKKNETTNEDIPEPRNRAELMKNWINLTLDNKTANKLLWISDGGSKVCRRTKEVCPVLDGPERYEYSPQVLCKESIWKRRAYWEVEFSGWVAVGATYDQAARRAYSGMSGLGENEQSWGLCWAGSCYQIWFNCDHEDISDVPFCSRIGMYVDQPAGIINFYAVAGEGAEKEVRLLHRVTTTMEKKILPGFWLGVQSSCTLLRKTE from the exons ATGCAGAGGGAACCCAGTTCTGCAGCAATCCTCCCTGACAAAACCAAACCAG GAAAATTAAGTAAATccaaaaagaatgaaacaacaAACGAAG ATATTCCAGAGCCCAGAAACAGAGCTGAGCTGATgaaaa ATTGGATTAATCTGACTTTGGATAATAAAACAGCCAATAAGCTGCTGTGGATTTCAGACGGCGGTTCGAAGGTTTGTCGCAGAACCAAAGAGGTTTGTCCTGTGCTGGACGGACCTGAGAGATACGAATATTCTCCACAG GTGTTATGCAAGGAGAGCATTTGGAAGCGCAGGGCTTACTGGGAGGTTGAGTTTTCTGGCTGGGTGGCGGTGGGAGCTACGTACGACCAAGCAGCAAGGAGAGCGTATTCTGGGATGAGCGGCCTGGGAGAAAACGAGCAGTCCTGGGGTTTGTGCTGGGCGGGCAGCTGTTACCAGATATGGTTCAACTGCGACCACGAAGACATCAGCGACGTTCCGTTCTGCTCCAGGATCGGCATGTACGTCGACCAGCCGGCCGGGATCATAAACTTCTACGCTGTAGCCGGCGAGGGCGCGGAGAAGGAGGTCAGGCTGCTGCACCGAGTCACAACCACGATGGAGAAAAAGATTCTTCCAGGGTTCTGGCTGGGAGTTCAGTCTTCATGCACCTTACTGAGGAAAACAGAATGA